Below is a genomic region from Micropterus dolomieu isolate WLL.071019.BEF.003 ecotype Adirondacks linkage group LG08, ASM2129224v1, whole genome shotgun sequence.
GATGCTGATGTTGAGATATCTGGCCTCCCATTCACCCTAATTTCAAATAGGTCAATTAGTTCGATTTCCACGTTTACTGAACAGTTATTATGTTTAGAATTAGTCGAAACTTATTTGAAACACCACTAAATTATTGTCCTGTCTTTgagaatatttttattatgtgaCTGTTAACAACCATTAATGACCACATTAATTCATGTTTGAGTGGACTCTTTACATCTACTCACTTTACAGCCGGGCCCCTTTCAGCAATGACAATTAGTTGGAGTTAATTTTTAGTCCATGTGCTATTGTTCATCTGGTTTTAATCTACAGAGGCTGACGCTGTGCGTAAATAGATGGATCTCACCAATGCGTGTACTTCATTGTCATAAATCAGTCGAAGCGAAACTAAAATGTCATAAGGGTGaccacattaagacaatatgACTTTTCCTGTATACGCATTGATATTGATGTTGCAAACAAGCACTTGAGGAACATGACAGTGTTGATCCATCTGGAGTGAGATCACTGAGGCAATGTAGCAATACAGAGAACTAATAATTTCCTCTTAGAACGCTTCATTTCCACGTTGGTCATATGCCTGGTAACTGTTGTTTTACGCACGGTTAAATACAGTGCGCTAAAGGGTCCTTGGTTATTCTCATTCAAATCTTGCTCAAGTGGTTCAGAGTAAATGGCAGATGTTTTGCAATTCAAGGCGCATCAATACCCATGCGCTTTATTGTTTAACAATGGCGCTCCCCTTTTGTTAGGCACTTGTGTCTTTCAGTTCAGAGCTCAACAAAGGCTTCATCCTCCAGCGAGTTATAAAGTTACTTTCCAGTCAGTTCATTTCGGCCCTTGAGAAAATGTTAAGCGATGTTAATGTGCACCTCTTGCCTTTTCATGCGCTAACCCCggcacacacaggcaaacagcGGCCATTGTGTTCCGAAACCAAAGTAAGAAGTCTTTAAATGACCCGAGGACCAGTCTATAGAAATTCATGATGCTATTTCTATTTGATGTTTGATCAGAGCTTCGTCAACAGGTCCGTCGCGTGGCTTTTCAGAAAACCCTGTCTAAATTTCTAATATTTTTCAGTGCACCTGTCCACGTACCTGCtctttttattgtgaccttgtTACTCACAAAGAGCGTTTTGGTCACACTAGTGCTGCCCCAGGTCCATCTGAATGGAAGGCGGTACATCGATTTGCTCCGCTCCGCTCCCGGTGTGCCAAATTATGGGGctgtatttgcatattttaacaGCGTTTGGCACCCAGGCGTGGTATAGCCTATTATTGCAAGCACTTATACGGACGACATTTATTACAGCAGTGgtcatttttaaatttagttGTATGAGCAAAATACAATGACCTGCAGCATACACCACAGGCCTATTTAATTATTAGATAGGCCTATTTATAGGTGTAGTTAGGGTTAATGTGGACTATTTTTTAGCTAGCGCATACgattacaataatataaatttGCATGTTGTTAAAAGATAGTATTCATTGTTATCTATTGTTATTCGTAAACATACTGATAATCTACATAGTGTTttcttcatcctctgcatttctGCCTCTATTATACCGTTCGGGTACAGGCCTAACCATTGGCTTGCAAATGACTCAGTTTCCCTCTAGGAAGAAAATAGTTTATTGCAGTAATTGCATAATTGCCTCACTAATTGTTGTTAACAAGTTCCCCAATAGTCCAATTATTACAGCAGCAGTGTCAGGTCCCCGCCGGCAGGCATCCATGACAAAGGCCCGATAGGGTTAATGAATGACCCGGGGCTGAAAAGTGAACGTGGAGAGAGAGCCCGAGCCCTTTTATAAACATACACTTAACTTGTCATTTAATGGCACTTGCATTATTATGTCCAGTTGGGACACAAGTTTCTCGTTGCGCTATTCTTATGGATAGATGATGACTTTGTGAGAAGTGAGGTGGTATTGGCGGGAAACTGTTTTAATTTGCATTCCTTCACCAGTAGTTTATAATAAAAACCACCAACCAACCCCTCCTTTCATTTCGCAAATGCCAGTTCCCGCTTTTGACCCCAGAGAGCAAACACTAATTGAAATTATACCGAATAATCAGCGGTGAAATCTCTACTCTGTGGCACAGAATTACAAGACAGGCGACTGTTGTGTTGCCACGACTCCATGCTGAAATCAACGCTCCACGGTCTTATGTTAAAGCCAAGCGTGAAAACGCAGATAATGTGGCAACCAGGGAGGACAAAAGACACAAGAAATACCAATTAAATGCTTACATTTGTGGCACTGCAATTGTGGCCCGCAAGTTTTCGGTACATTTTACGCAATTAGTCTCTTCTGACACAAGCCTGACATGCCTGTGCGTCAactaagatatatatatatatatgaattatATTAGCGTCGACATTAAACTGTGATTTAGGGGGTATCCCATCCAGCCTATCAAGGATAAGAAAATGCATCGAATTTAGAACTATGTTAGTTCTAATAATTTAGCATACAGATAATGCTGTTTGAGCTACAGTACTTTAAACATCTGGTAGCGCTTTTGTGGTAATAAAAACTTACATCTGCCaatgtaaatgatgatgatgagactACCTCCACGTGAAACAGCAGATTGTACAGGAAGTCTACTTTATCTTGTTAAAACGGAATGAAGAGAAGAGCAGACCTAATGTCGGTTCACTTTAGAAGTGGAGGGAATCTTTTGATGCCCACACGTTTGTGGTCACAAAGCAGACGAAGAGAAAAGATCAATGGCGCACTATAAACTGGCTTCTTTTCATGCGCGCGCTGCCTAGTTTGAATACAAATGCCCCTCCTTTACGCGGACCCGCAGTCATTTTAACACACGCATTGTGTACCGGATCAGGCAAGAAAACTTGGGCAACGTCAGAAAGGTTTTCTCAGCGTTGTCGTGTGTCTTTTAAAACGCACCATCTGAACCAACCGTCTTTCTTTAGTTGTGGAAATACTCAAGCAACCCCATATAACACATCTATGGAGTGTATTGGATACAACGAATACGTTTACTACAAGGCTAAAGGCTTGCATTCCATAAGTAAATGTTTTTAGCTTTAATTTATCCCCATTTTGTACTTTCAGACGGTCTGTGCATAAGATGCGGAGTGGACTGCAGTGAGCCTATGGTCAGTAGGCCTGTATTGTTTCAGTTGGTATGACTTTCCCAAGCATTCCCCCTTTTCAAAGAGTAGTGTGGAAAATCGGGAGGCGAGGGACCGAGGACAAGGGGCGGCCCAAGATTCTCCTCGGTGCCTCAGTTCGCCTGgtacaaagacaaaaactgGCAACACACAATGGCCAAAGAATCCTAAAGTGTTAACAATTTTTCAAAATATCTTGTGCTTTTCGTGCTTACAAATTTGGTGGTAAATGTGTTTCAACAAAAGCGTAGCTGCACATTTTGCCTTAATAAAGTATAGATTAGATGATGTAAAAGCATTTTGCAGGTCTGACATTTTTACTGCAAATGGCCACCAGAAAATTGCAATGTTGTGGGGACACGCAGGGAATTACCACGGTGCTGCCTTCGATCTGGTGGCGTGAAACTCACATATAAAAGACTGAATACAGGAGTCAGTAGTACCCACATCATGCTCACCAAACAGAACCATTTTGATTACCCATTATGTTTATGATTTTACGCTTCTGTTTAGTTTTTGCCCCACACGCTGTTCCGTGGGTAGACTATTTACACCTAATATATCCATCACATAGTGGACTGTACCTAGATTTGtggtctgtgtctgtttttaagccgaaatagatagatagatagatagatcataTATTTTGAAACAGCATCCAATTATTTACTCTTCTCTGGTGCCTCAAATTCTTTGGGAGGCTTTGGCTGTCAAATGACGCCAGTGTTGCTCATTTGAGCGCAAGAGACAGGCAGGGCTGTTTGTATTGAGATGTTAAGTGGGTGTCTCTATATAAATCCAGTCAGGGTCAACTCCTTCTTCATTCGCGCACCAGAGAGGGAAAGGGATTAACTTCGAGAGAACCAGAAAAACAGAATGGTGGCCACAACAGACTGCGCAGACAAGTCCAAATCTATCGCTGGAAACAAGGTGTGTAGAATAAGTTAGAGGTAGCCTACTGGATTGAAGGGTAGACAGTTAAATACCACAACATTACTGAAGTGCGTTTTGCAATTTTAATTGTAATCCGCTTTTTACAGGTATCCAAACCACTCATGGAAAAGAAACGAAGAGCTCGCATTAACAAGTGTTTGGACCAGTTAAAATCTCTTCTGGAAAGCTACTACAGCAGTAGTGTAAGTATGCAGGCTGCAACTTCAGAattttttgattttaaattttacttCGGACCAGTTCTTGCAATAAAGGCTTAACTAATGATACCAGTTATTCGGAGAAAATGTCTCAATAATGTCATCTCTTTATTCAGATTCGAAAGCGCAAACTGGAAAAGGCCGACATCTTGGAGCTCACTGTGAAACATCTCAGGAACCTCCAAAAGATCCAGAGCTGTGAGTTATAAGTCATCAAACATTCAAATGTAATTTACGAAGATTGTTTGGATGCTTCAAGCTCAGCTTTACGCACAACTTCATGGACAGATGACTTACTTTTTGATTTCTTTCCATTGCTTTCAGGCACTGCCGCTGCTTCCGAGTTTTCTGATTACCAAAGTGGCTTCCGCAGTTGCCTGACAAACGTCAACCAATATTTGCTGATGGCAGACAACTTGAACGGAAGCGACCGCTGGATGTTATCGCAGCTTTCCAGCAAACTGTGCCGCTCTCGGGGGCGAGAGGAAGtcttcagcaccatggacagcggCCTGGGCCAAGAGGAGACACAGGATGAGGTGCGGAGACTTCTTCCATCGGCAGCTGGACCTGAGGAGAGAAAACCTGCCAAATCTAAAGCCCTTAAACGCCTTACCCCGTCTCCTTTATTAACGAGTGAAGACACACGGCAGTCATCTGGAACCAAACAGGCTGTCCTTGCTGCGGCGCCAACACATAATGTTGATGAGAAATGTTCCAGTCACAAGAAGTTTCACTCTGTCAGTCACATGAATGAAGTTGCAAACACTCAGCACAACGTCTGGCGGCCTTGGTAGAGCTGATGGAGAGATGTAGATATCCCAAGTAATAGCTTGAttgaatgttaatgttaatgaatAATTGCGCTGTATAGATTTCTACAAATGCTATAGGTTTTACTGtacaagttttattttcttaataaaattGTCAAAAGAAAGAACgtgttttcttgtttattaAAACTAGGTAGACTATAGATCTTAATCTTCCACTTAGGCTACAACGTGGCAGGCAGGGCTCATCTGTAGAGTCAAATATTGATTTTCTTAGACGACATAGCCTACTGGTAAAAAGAGAGGTCGCAAGTGAAAACATAATTGATTGTGGGCACACATAGGCATTAGAAGCAAATCTGACTCTGTGCTAAAACTGCCAAACTAAAATGAGCGACTCaggtgtatttttcttttttctatagccaagtaggctataggcctaAGCTTTGAATTAAAAGGTGTCTTACATTTATCAAATGGTGTTAATCATTTGATAAGATCATTATATAAACACGGACGTGGTGCTGTTTTCAAACTTTATTTGTTCAATGCATCTAATTTATTCACAATTTAGAAAGTGATTGGTGGTGTTGACATAGAGAAAAAGGGCCAGCAGAGTGGTTTGGTTTCCATTTCTTCCATTCTTCTCTGGGTTCACGCGTAAGTACCGAGACAGTGGCGGGGAAATCAGATGCTTGTAGGACACTGCAACAATTTTCTGCTAGAGGCTGCTAATTACACGCCATGCCCTCttctctgtgtcctctggaCTTGGAGATGAGTAGGCCTACactgaggagagaaaaaaactgaaacaagGCAGTTTCAATTTCTGTTTAAAGTTGCAACTGAATTTCTACTGGGGTAGTCTTGTGACCACCTTTTATGAAAACTTAATTTAGAATAGCGCTTAAAATCAATAGTAACCTCGTTCTTATGTCCCTTGTGCTGCTTTTTACTATTGAAATGCCAAACCATATTCATAAAATGTTGTACTGCAATCATTCAATCATCAAAAAATATCTCACATGCTTCATGTCAGGAAAGCAATCAGGTTCAATGTCCAGCGACGTGTTTTAATTAAACCAGAGACGTGAAATGATCCAACAGTAATCTAAATTACACATTATAAGAAGGATGCATTTATTTTAGTGTAGTATTCTAGTATACTGAAGTAGTATTTGTACGTGTTATAGTTATCTGTCTTAGGCCTAGCCTACTGAATGCTCTAAACACACAGGACCCATCACCTTGTTGCACTACTAATTGCAATTATATAGCTATACTATTCGGTTATCTAGGCCATAGGCGCAAGACAGAAACGCTGTCTATCAATCAGCTCTTTTAAAGTGCCTTTTCGTTTTCTTCCACTGCTTTGGTAAGGATGTCATAAAGAGTCTTTCCATTCTTAAGGAGCAGCGCTGGAAAGGATGGCACCTTGCAGCGTGGAGAATCGCTGAAACGCCCACAGCTCTTTCAGATGGTAGCCTACATGCAAAAAACAGACACTGCCGCCCCATGGAAGGGGGGTGCTCCTATGTAGCGCGCAGTGACAAAAAAGGACACACTGTCTGGTTCaagttttttataaaaaaaacattttacaactaAACTCACAGCTTCAATCCCCTTGTGTATTTGTTCTTCCAGGTTCTTGTTTTGGTCTGATTAGCTCATGAACCTCGTCTGCAGATCTTAATACTCTTCACAAAGTTAAAGCTTCTCTTTTGATGAGaccagtttgttttatttaagaaaGGAAATGCCACGTGACGTCCAGACTGAATGCCCTTAAACTTTTTCTAAGAATTTCTATAAACTCTTCTCAGCATTGTTTAAGTAGTCCTAATATAATAGCGACACATAGGCCTATCAGAGCTGAGAACCGTAGTGAGGGAGAGAATAAGTCATTAGCATCAGACTGGGCCCAGTCAAGCGCTCTTAAGAGAGCAAACTTGGATAAGTGCGCTGCAGACCCCTTGGTCCACTGCTCATTTCGCTGGTCAATATGTTCTTGCTAGGCAGGTTCAACTAACCTAACTGCTAAAGGTTCTCTGTCGCAATGTCATAACGTGTTATCATGACTTGTGCAATGAAAACATATGACGCACCCAAATAGGCTACTCGTTATTAATTAAGCCTTCCTTATACAATAGGGCTGATCTTTGGTTTCCAGCCAGACCTACAGCACACCGTGGAATTACCTTTTGGCTCACAGAAAGAGCCGTGTCCATGCTCACTGTTGCCACAGACAGCATCGACCTCTCCACAGGGCTTTAACCAGGGGCTGGAGGGCAGAATCAGCTGATCACAGACACCTGCATCACCTGGATCCATTGAATAAACTAGAGTTAAATGGACAGAAGCGCTTGGTAGTCTGTATTCCGTTATGGATTTTGCGAGTTAGTTGCTGAGAATAATAGTGTGGCGGGAAGATGGGAGAGGCTGAAatagacgggtttctgtgcaacgtcATCCCCGAGATGCGCGCGCAACAGggggggcagaaagcagcacaCTATGTTCCAGTTTACAAGGCATATCTatcagcagtgttgggcaaattactcagaaattgtaatgagttactttttacttattactcatttaaaaagtaacaatattactttacttattactgggtattagtTAGTTAGGCAAGTTGTAGGCCTacaaatgttcagtttttggtTCAGTGCCGTGTGTTTGAGGAAGATATTGACACGTGTAAGGGCCTCAGATGCCACAGGACGTGGACCAGGTAGATTTATTTCCTGTAGGAGCAGTGTGACATCCTGCCACTTCACCTGTTTATTTCTGGAtgagggtcattttaccatcaGAATGAGCTGCCTGATGTTGTGGTAATCCTGCAGGACAAAGGTCTGTCATTCAGGGTCCCCTGTTCTTGGCGTTTGGGTCTCCTGCAAgcacaaaaaaagtacaaaaatggCTTCCACCAAGCGGCAGCAGTCTGGCCACTGTACAGGGAGGCAGTGGATCCCAGCACACACTGCTTCAGGCTCTCCTCACCATACACTGTAAACCCAAATAAGTTCagaatactcaaaatatttgtggaaactgattacctAAAACTTTttaagtagtagtaataatatttCTGCGTAAACCTTAACTTAATtagaatacttttttttttaaactttaatttctgcatactaaattacattgattcactgatagttattaaaattaaattccacttATTCTTaactcaataaatgtaattatgtaCAACTTATATTCTGAGGGACATCTACTCAAAAAAACAATTGTGCTAGACTTACTACTTACTATTGGAAACTCACTAAACAAAATTACTATTACTTAacttaaaatttacaaaatgcccattttcagatagTAGTCCTGATAAAGACAAATACAActccattattacaattcaagttCTCTTTATTAGTATCATCTTCTCACAACAtcttctgtcatttctacatttaacagacacaaaataaggcacatcttgcataaagctgaatagaGTAAATAAttgactgcttgatcagataattaaccagaaacaattttgataatcaatttgttttcattcttttttgcaataacATTCTCCATTTGCAGATTCTTAATGAGGTTTTTGGTGTTAAGTGATAATAACTTGAAACTTGaactaaataaaatttccttttactacttactttactgtgtttttggaaaaatccactatgcataattttattccatcagcagcacttttacttaaataatataaaagggagctttaaatgtggagTTTTATGGAATTATAAGTAAATAAAGATAGctaataaagattgtttaaaatcagaagatcagatcagatcagaagatcagaaggagctttattgccaagtagtgttttacacatacaaggaatttgctttggtgttaggGTGCCAAACCTAGACAGACAtgcaactgacaatataaaaaaataaaaatggaacaacaacaatttacaattaacaacaaatatgtgcattgtgccaggttcgtgcatgatatgacatgaagtaatatttacatgtgcagagatgACTGTATtatttgagggggggggggggactctgcttgcctcagagtcctggaggtgtgCAGGTCCTttagtgatggaagattgcagccaatcaccctctctgcagagcaaatgatgcgctgcagcctgcccttgtccctggcagtggcagcagggtaccagatggtgatggaggaggcgaggatggactcaatgatggcggtgtagaagtgcaccatcattgtctttggcaggctgaacttcttcagctgctgcaggaagtacatcctctgctgggccttcttggtgagggaggtgatgttcagctcccacttgaggtcctgggagatgatggagcccaggaagcggaaggagtccacagtgtcGACGGGGGAGTcactcaggatgatgggggagggtgtggctgggctcttcctgaagtacacgaccatctccactgtctggctgcaccaggtcaccagatggtcgatctcccacctgtaggcggactcatccccaccagagatgagcccaatgagggtggttttgtccacaaacttcaggagcttgacagactggtgactggaggtgcagctgttggtgtacagggagaagagcagaggggaaataatacagccttgaggggaaccggtgctgatggtcctggagtcagagacatgttttcccatcttgacgcgctgcttcctgtccgtcaggaggTCTGTGAGCCACCAGCAGGTGGAGTCAGacacgttcagctgggagagcttgtcctgcagcagggccagtatgatggtgttgaaagcagagcttaagtccacaaacaggatcctggcataggttcctggggagtccaggtgctggaggatgtagtgaagagccatgtttactgcatcatctaaagacctgttggctctgtaggcgaactgcagggggtccaggagtgggtctatGATGAATTTAAGGAAGACTACATTACCAAAGGGGTCAGGGCGAccagtaaaactggttcaactcgTTGGCAAGGCATGAGTCGTTCATGGAGTGGcggggatttaggtttgtagctggtgatctgtctgaatcctctccagacagaagcagagtcatttcttgagaactggtgttgtagtctctctgcatacagctgtttagcatctcgcaccgccttgctaaacctgtactttgactccttaaacctggcccgGTCTCCACTCCTAAACGCCTCTTCCTTTTcaaacctcagctgtctgagcttagctgtcaaccagggtttgtcattgttaaaactcaccctgtgtgttggaatgcagctgttctgatagaagctgatgtaggacgtcacagcctctgtaaactcatccagattgttggttgcagtcctgaaaacatcccagtcagtgcagcgATAAGAAGTTCTACACTATGCAAAATTTTAAGTCAGGTCGACGAGGTAATGGAACAATATcaaggtttctgcaggtttcacctggtcaaatttaagactttttaagaccattatgaattaaatttaagacctatatcacgacttaaaaaaaagaaacgcacaaaggaaatgcagtcacagAATGACTTGCAGAGACAATCAATGTATTCAAATTGGGGTAgagtgatgtctacaaaattggcatcggatgatgtcaacaatgaaacaccgggatggacgatgacattgaTATGCTACGTAATTAAGCTGGCATGCGGTGCACCTGCTGCCATGAAAAATGGATCTGTGACTTTttggtgactttataaaacataacctaCTGCTGATTGATAAAATCAcgggagcagacagggagaagCAGGTAAAGGCAGTGTttttggtgtgtttgcagtgagagaccagaggtaaaggtgtgtaaatgctctgtatttgtatagcgcctttctagtcttttcgaccactcaaagcgcttttacactacatctgcattcacatacctaagtgctcaaacagaaactaacatgcagcctggaggagctggggattgaactgccgacctcACGATTAATAGGCAATCCGCTCTACCCcctgtgtgagtgagtgcaggGAGAAGTTGAGGCAGGCGCAAAGcaggtacatttacaaataatagaaataatgtCCATCGGGATTAAaacattgcgccatcaccacccctaggCTCTATAATGTTCCACATTAATGTTTTTCCTTTATGGAACCATTACAAACACTGCGTTCAGAAAATGCTTGTTAACTTATATGAAGGCAGAGCTTGACTGTCGCCACAGTAACGTTATAGGACT
It encodes:
- the her3 gene encoding hairy-related 3, with amino-acid sequence MEKKRRARINKCLDQLKSLLESYYSSSIRKRKLEKADILELTVKHLRNLQKIQSCTAAASEFSDYQSGFRSCLTNVNQYLLMADNLNGSDRWMLSQLSSKLCRSRGREEVFSTMDSGLGQEETQDEVRRLLPSAAGPEERKPAKSKALKRLTPSPLLTSEDTRQSSGTKQAVLAAAPTHNVDEKCSSHKKFHSVSHMNEVANTQHNVWRPW